The Verrucomicrobiota bacterium genomic sequence GGAGATAATGGGTGCGCTAAAGAACTATCTTTTTTTGAAAAATTATCTATTATTGAGGGTTCATGAGAGTTAAACGAGTAGAGTTACTTGCCCCAGCGGGATGCTATCCTTCGCTCAAAGCTGCAATTGATGCGGGAGCGGATGCGATCTATTATGGTCTAGCTCAGCTCAATATGCGCTCTAGAGCCCGTCGGTCATTTCAAAAAGCCGACCAGGAAGAGATTCTTAAGAGGTGTAGGGGTCGAGGTATTCGTGGGTACCTCACGTTGAATACGATTTTATATGAGCATGATTTAGTCATGGCTCGCAAAATGCTCGAAGACGCAGCCGCTCATGGGGTCGATGGAGTTATTGTCTCTGATATGGCAGCCATTCAAATAGCCAATGAATTGGATTTAGAAGTTCATATCTCTACTCAGTTATCCATTTCAAACTATCAGTCTTTTAAGTTTTATTCAAAGTTCAGTGATCGCATTGTTTTGGCCAGGGAGTTAAGCTTGCCAATGATTAAAAAGATCAGTGATCAGATAGAGGCAGAGGATTTAAGAGGGCCTTCTGGACGATTGATGGAGATCGAAGCTTTTGCTCACGGAGCATTATGCATTGCAATGTCCGGGAGATGTGGGATGTCTCTTTTCACCTCTAACGCTTCGGCTAATCGCGGTGCTTGCGAGCAAAATTGCCGAAAAGAATATGTGGTTACAGACGCAGAAACGGGTAAACGGCTAAAAGTTGATAATAATTTTATTATGTCTCCTAATGATATCTCTACGATTGATTTTCTAGATGAGGTGGTTGAGGCAGGTATCAATGTGCTGAAGATTGAAGGCAGGGGAAGAGCTCCGGAATATGTTTACACTGTGATTACGGCATACCGTCGTGCATTGCAAGCCATAGAAGATGGTAAATATAGTAAGGCTTTTGTAGAGGAGCTCCATAAGGATTTGCAAAGTGTCTACAATAGAGGGCTTTCTTCAGGTTATTATCTCGGACGTGAGCAAGGTTGGTCTGCAGCATATGGATCTAAGGCAACACACAGAAAGATGTTTATTGGAAAAATCAGCAAGTATCTCAGCAAGCTTGGAGTGATAGAGGTTCGGGGCGCCGCAACTGAGTTGGCTGTTGGGGATGCCTACACCATCATAGGTCATACAACGGGTGTCATCAAAGGTGAAGTCATAGAGATTCGTGTTGATGATACCCCAGTTGAAAAAGTCAATGGCTCGCAAACTATTTTCAGCCTGAAAGTCGAGGATAAAGTTAGAGTGGGAGATCAGCTATATCTATTAAGACCCATTGAGGAGGTCGTTCATGCTGGAAATTAGGCATAAAGCGAT encodes the following:
- a CDS encoding peptidase U32 family protein — protein: MRVKRVELLAPAGCYPSLKAAIDAGADAIYYGLAQLNMRSRARRSFQKADQEEILKRCRGRGIRGYLTLNTILYEHDLVMARKMLEDAAAHGVDGVIVSDMAAIQIANELDLEVHISTQLSISNYQSFKFYSKFSDRIVLARELSLPMIKKISDQIEAEDLRGPSGRLMEIEAFAHGALCIAMSGRCGMSLFTSNASANRGACEQNCRKEYVVTDAETGKRLKVDNNFIMSPNDISTIDFLDEVVEAGINVLKIEGRGRAPEYVYTVITAYRRALQAIEDGKYSKAFVEELHKDLQSVYNRGLSSGYYLGREQGWSAAYGSKATHRKMFIGKISKYLSKLGVIEVRGAATELAVGDAYTIIGHTTGVIKGEVIEIRVDDTPVEKVNGSQTIFSLKVEDKVRVGDQLYLLRPIEEVVHAGN